The DNA window tcctcccaccggaattgctccaccccgagccgcccctccatttgcgccgccgagctcggctctaCCGTCGGCAGCTCGTCTCGCCGCCTCTCCGACCAAGCCAAGTATGGAAATAGTTCCCCCGTGCTCCAATGTTGCTCGTGCGCGCTTTAGGTCTCCTTGTTCGCCgggccgttcgccgggaacggcgtcgcgccgccacggccgccgcctatTCTCGCCGTCGGTGGGAATTTCTTTATACCCGTggagttctccttggccctttgtgttccccaccccctagtggtcgtgcttgaccggcccctcaccgccggcgacctcgccgccggtgggaacgcaccggaggccgagcctccagccatgTCGGGGCCGGGCAAGGACCCTTTTGCAATTAGGAAGTTTAGTCTGAGGGCCCGGATGTAattttaccgagaccccccccccctaaggtttctattatttcatgtgtatgtgttctctgctttgcaaaattcataacaattcatagaaaaatccaaaaatagcaaaactagttttgttagaaaatagatttcaaactctatgacttttgttaatagagttgagtttgaaacaaaatatttctacctgtgttttaaatccaagattaaggggtaatgtacacttaacattgtcatttcatgtttgATTACTtatgaaactttgcataaaatGTTCTATGAattctaaataactttgtgcaagctacaaacttaactttgatttaaacttaacctcttttattttgaaacttttaaatttgaaataaacccaatATATAACCTTTCTCCAATTAGAATCTTTCATTATCCACTAatatgatattttataatgttaatgtataatcaaatctctataatcttttatttgaaagttttgaattcaaattttagtccatttcaaatttaatgcaAATATTTTAGCTTCTATTACAATAAACTTTACCATATCTATGgtgtttaaatctaaaacctctttagtTTACGTATGATTGTGTGCTATTTgggtgagttataatatttgaactgTGAAATTCTAAAATTAAATTCTACCTTATTTACTTttttttgcatctcatatagagtcaacgacactcgacgacggggactacgaattggtcttagggcaagaccaaggcttttcagaagatccagcacaagtcgtcgaaggactaactgaagctccgaacccgagttcggaaacctctgactctcctaCCCCCACCCTCActtcagaaggcaagccccggacatatcccactactttatttacactacaatttatgtctatctatattatatcttgcattaagtctaggaattgaagtgcaaccctagatgcatgaatcctaggaatccaatgtaatgctcctgagtccttatcggatagatgctccgctaataggaccggtagaagtcgggtgatttcctgtcactcgcgcgatataggagttgcatgtttacatttctgcaaccactataaggatgacggacagggtcatgtgctgtgtcatgacctggaagtttaccctgtctgtttcgatgaaaagttttaaggccgaaatgtttggtagtggtggctaagtttttgaaagtactagccacatgccgcgaaatatggtaagcggtaagcctagtacccgattggcccggcaaatggacgcgctcccaccactcaacttttattttatgtttacacgcaccgacgtgtgggagtacgttctgcaaggcagacaggaatacgggttttgtagtcgcgctacagacgtatgtcctgtacacattgggtgtgcgtacggtcctgcagtcgcttgtggtggccccgatccataacccggaatatgagggaaacggttgcttggaacaccctgtcggtactccgagcgtgtgggttaggtttaccttgcaaggttaaattcgattcgaatcgtccgcctctcacgaggattgagactgcttatcccttctgccacattgagtaagaagaggaactaatgatagataatcttgttgaatgataatcactaccttgcttgcttagtgtaggtgctaatctagaataattactcaactagaagatgaaggctaaaacttgaaaatagtacatactctttgttacttttcagctgaaaataaacccagagccttacaaagcctgcatgggtctagttacgggctaagtatacccagccccgggtaagccttgctgagtactagaatactcagccttgctaatgtctgtttcaggtataacctttgagaatcccacggacaaccttgtgtggccaacgtccgttccttttggctggtccgtggagtgggacccgtccccggccggcacagaccctccggagtgacaccaggccctgggctaagcttgatgttcgccttcgcgacgtgtgtagccgcgtaaaactttttcttctgctttgagtttagacaagcagttacacttgtcagtttgaacatggtttgtatagtTTTACTTAGCTTTGaactcagtttgtaataatgtatatatggttgtaaattaaaaagttgatgagctattctgtgttgtgaactcgccttcgtgcgaggtaaacctgcttcgatcctgctgaaccgtggttgtatcgggcggagacccgacagaccaaaggattgttccgtttgaagtgcgttgggctgattacagttgtacggcgatcaatagcgcacttgagccggaataattcgagcggttctgccacatagcagtcgaagatatcctaaagagaacagaagagtagagaaggcaagtttgagtacacaacttgtactcaacaagtataacacgaattatgagacTCTACgtttagctgactcaactgcattagcttttaatcttggcaaattttattaaagctatttactacaagtggatgaattaccataacccaagttacagaaataattaattaaaattaatcatgagtctactgaaatccagtacaaaccaccaaagataaaccccactaatcagatggaggatctgggccgctcataaccgtgagcacggctagtataccagttttacactctcgagaggttgcacaactttatccacaagtcgtgagctacactagttgttcatcacacttccttaggtgagatgactagcaagcgcactacgagaccgttacaaaggaccatgttagtaaggtgtaaccgctaaggtttttggatcagcgatgatggggcccacctcatgggggtataagcacacagcatagaccaagccggaggagcagggaccattgaagcttaccacccctcttgccccgcaggtaagttactcccaaaccaaaatgacctaattagtaagtcaagaccgtcccattccagtcttgtggttgcgtggttgtcccaggttgttgctctatgaaccggtccttatggagagtggccaaccaagcactaagcaccgtgctggcccctaaaccatgtttctaataaaacatattttaacgagacatgagccgctcaagcacacagcatagagggccacCCTCAGAATCAAATTGCAtatatcattaatcaaatttaattaaaaaggaccataatgtgtgtgagagcgcagcacctagcacaactaaccaaaatgcaactcaaggtatttatataacggataaaagtggctaggaaatccttataggcacacagtattaaaatgcagtatgaaattgcatgtaaaagtgataggatgtttatgttatacttgccttcctcaaagttctcctgctgctgctcaaagtgctctgaagaaggtggctcctggtactcctccggtggctcaacgtctactcacgatcgcaacgtccaagcatggtacacacaggcacatacatgcaaacaagggcaaaagataagaaacagtacaacaatacaatagcacacaaaactgagctaaagctattctatgtgttacaacgatctcgtgagcgcgaaaaccacctaaaacggagctaagatgcgtaaactagggctaaaacaaggtctagggacttttctgtaagaaaacttcccagggggttctgcgcaaaaactaaggACTAAAACAAAATTAACCTATAAACTTCGGGGTTAGACTGCAAAACCACGCATCCAGGGacggcggaccctatttctagAAAGCTCAAGGGCTTCGGTGTAAAAataggggcttaactggaattattttCGAACTGCGCTGGACCGCGGGTTAATTCCGaagaaactcaggggctctttactAAAAGTGCCGGGTGAAACGGTAACTTCTattctgggccactggatctaaatCTAACAGCTCGGACCTAATCCAAACCACGAACCGGTATCTGCAGATCTAATCCGTTGGATCCCGATCTCGCGGCTCAGATCTGAACGAACCGCGATCTAATCGTGGGCGTTGGCTCGGGATCAGACGGCTCACAGGACTTgggcgcgcggggtggcggTGCTGGTCGCCGGAGATGagttcccgcggcggcgcatgGCTCGAGCTCACCGGGCTTCACTGCAAACGGTGCTCCAGGGGTTAAATCGACCGGGCTCTGGGTCTGGCGTGATCAGCGCACCATGCATGATCTTCCTGGGGTCAAAGCGGGGCTTGGGGGTGCTCTGGGCTGCGCGCGCGGCAGCGGAGGCGGGTCTGCACGTCGACGCACGCCGGCGCGCGGCGTTCCAGCCTAAGCAAGGGCTAAGGTCTACAACATCTAGcgccaaaaggaccagggggacatgctgatgctcaccgagggcttggattgaccggagaggcagcgcaagGTGGTCAGCGGTGGGATCcgagcggcgggggcgggcggcgctcgtgggggagGTCGATGCAGGGCGTCCCCGGGCTTCTGATCCCCACGGTTCGGCTCGTGGTGTTCCCGCGaaggtgccacgggggttaagagggtcggAGGGCtaccggcggtgaggaatcgaGGGTGTGGAGCAACTCACCGGCGGCAGTCCTCGGGTGAAATTCCGGTGCTACACGAGTCGGGGTGGTGAATGGCGGGatcggggagcttcctggcgatgaggcgaagctgatgcgggccttggccggggctgTGGTGCAGCGAGGCGGCAGGTCCATGGCGGGGCAGAGAgctcggtgcggcggagcaaggcagTCGGTGCTGCTGGGGGTTCGGGGAGGCTGCAGTGCCGCGGTAGGGCACAGggagggtttaagggaagggttaAAGGGGCCAATTAAAGGAGAGGCCGGTGATTTGGGTGTGCGTGCCCCGGTGGGGATTGTGGCCGTGATCCGCTCGGGggaagcggatcgtgcaaccgctTGGCGCGATCCTGGCTCGGGGAAAGAAGCTTCTGGAAGGAGGGTgcgcacgggagactggccGGTGGGCTCGTGCTCGGgtgcggggtggagcggggccacgtgcagcgacggcacggcggggcgggacagagggagccggcgcgaggtagaagaaggaaaggaaggaggagGCGCCGACAGACGGGCCCGGCATATcaaaggaagagagggagagcgcgggctgtgctgggctgggctgggcacggggtggaggaggagatggGCTGCGAGCTAGCTGGGCCGCGTGTGGGAGAGGGAAGGGAGAATGGAATGGGCCGAGGGAAGGAAAGGAGTGGGCCGTGCGAGGGAGATTGGGCCGCTGGGTTGGTTTGCTTCTCTAtgttcctttcctttttctttctcaATCCAActcaatctatttgaattccaaatcaaatttggattcaaaattctatgcactcactcaaataaaacttatgcaccagcatgaatgcacaaacatgttgaacctaaataaatttttaattacttgtgtaatttaattaaattaaatgcaagctaggcaaaataaatccttagaaaattactggagccaaattaaattcattataaatcttgaaatttttacattaGTGTGTTACACTTACCTTGATGCTCCCTTCCTCCAAGCAGCCTCGAATGAAGTGGTACCTCACCCGAATGTGCTTGCTCCGTTCATGGAAAACGGGGTTCTTTGCCAGGGCCAGAGCGGACTTGCCGTCCACCCTGAGCTCCACCGCTCCAGTGTCTCTGCCGAGAAGGTCACCAAGCTGTCGAGCGAGCCAGAGCGCCTGAGTCAAAGCGGTGGAGGCTGCTATGTACTCGGCCTCGCAGATGGACAGAGCCACCACCTGCTACTTGACAGACTGCGAGCTAACGAGGCACTTGCCGAGGAAGAAGAGGGTCCCGCTCGTGCTCTTGCTGGTGTTGATGTCTCCGGTGCGGTCGCTATTGCTATACCCGATGAAGTGTGCCTCCCCAGGACACCTCGGGTAGTAGACACCATGGTCGAGAGTCCTCGCAACGTAGCAGATAATCCTCTTCACAGCCTGCTGGTGCTCCGTCGTTGGTCACTACATGAACCGACTAACGTAGCCGACGGAGAATGCCAAGTCCGCCGTGTGTGGGCGAGGTAGCAAAGGCTCCCCACAAGACACCGGTATTGCGTAGCGTCCACCTCATCCATCGTGCTGTCATGGCTCAGCTTTAGTGTCTCCTCCATCGGAGTGAGAGCTGGGTTACAGTCAATGAGCCCAGCCAGCTCAACGACGCGCTTGGCATAGGTGGTCTATCGAGGTCAACTCGATCCCCAGGTAGAAGGATTGAGGTCCTAGGTCACTCATCTGGAAGGTGGCCTTCATCTCTTCCTTGAATGCCGCCACCTCCGCATCCTTGGTACCGGTGATCACCAAGTCGTCGACATAGACACCCACTAGCAGGGCGTTTCCTCCATTGCCCCGCCGGTAGATGGCCTCATGCAGGCTTTGCTCGAAGCCCATCGCTTTGAGCGTGGAATCCAACTTGGCATTCCACGCCCTTAGTGCCTGCTGCAAGCCATAGAGGGCCTTGCGCAAAGCACTTTGCCCTCCTTGTCTGGGATCGTAAACCCCGGCGGCTGGTGCACgtagacctcctccttcaaatCGCCGTTAAGAAACGCTAACTTGACGTCCATGTGATGAACTCGCTAGCCTTCCTGGGCAGCCAGCGCAAGGAAGAGTCGCACGGACTCCATCCGTGCCACAGGGGCGAAGGCATCGTCAAAGTCGATCCCCTCCCGCTGCACGAAACCGCATGCCACCAATCAAGCTTTGTGCTTGACGATGGCGCCGGCTACATCCCTCTtcagcttgaacacccacttaagGGTAATCGCGCGGTGACCACGAGGGAGGTCAGCAAGCTCCCAGGTGCGGTTCTTCTCAACTGTGTCCTATCCGACTGCATCGCAGCACGCCATGCCACGTGTCTCTCGGCTTCTGTGAAAGACCGAGGCTCGCCGTCATCGCATGCGAGGTGCAAATGCGCCTCCAGATCGCGAGGTACCAGTTCCACCATCGGCTGGTCGCCGATAAGGTCCTCCATCATACAATACCGCAATGACTCGCCATCATGGTACACATCGATGCACTCTCATCATGAGAGAGTGGAGTAGCGAACTCCACCGGGCTATGCTTGACACGAGCTGGTGTTGGAGTAGTCGTGCCCGGAGGGGTGGCTGGTGGTGCTGGAGTGCGTGGGGTCACCGGCGGTAGTGGTGTCGGCGAAGAGCTAGTCACATCCGAAGTCGTGGCTGGAGAGCATGGCGCTGCAGGAGTAGCGAGCATCAGGATCGGTGGAGGCTCGGGGACTGGGGTAGACACACTCGGTGAAGAGGAGCTGCCTACTCCCCCAGCTCCCTCGAAGTGGACGTACTTGATAGTGAAGTCGTTGTATGTCGGAGTCGAGCCGTCTTGCGCCGCCTTGTCCCATGCCCATCCTTGCCCTTGGTTGAGCACTACGTCGCACGTCGTGCGCACACGCTGTGTCACCAGGTCAAGAATGCGGTAGGCCTTCGAACCCTCCGCATAGCCGATGAACACCCCCGGAGTGCTCCTGTCATCGAGCTTGCCGACATGGCCAAGCTCCTTGGCGAACGCAAGGCAACAGAAGACCCGCAGGTGGGAGACCCCCGGCTTGTGCCCATGCCAAGCCTCATATGGCGTCCTGCCGTTGAGAGCCTTGGTAGGCGAGCGGTTGAGGATATAGACAGCCGTCAGCACCCCCTCTCCCTAGAAGACAGCCGGCATCACCCTCTGCTTGAGGAGGGCCCAAGCCATCCCCACAACTGTCTGGTTGCGCTGCTTGATGATGCTATTCTGCTGCGGGTTGTACGGCGTGGAGTAATGGCACTGAATGCCCTCATCAATGCAGTACGACACGAATTCAACCACCGTGAATTCGCCGCCATTGTCGGTGCGCAGTACGCGCAGCTTGCCGCACTCCACCTCCGTAGCAGCCTGTGTGCGCCTGATGGCGTCCGCAGCTTCTCCCTTGCTGCCGAGGACCATCACCCACATGTAGTGGGAGACGTCGTCGAGGAACAGCAGGAAGTAATGTCGTCCCCCCGGTGTGGCCGGTGTAACCGGGCCACACAAGTCCCCATGCATGAGCTCGAGCTGCTCCTTGGCTCGGAAGCTTGTCTGCTGGGGAAAGAGGAGTCACCTCTGCTTTGTCAACACGAAGACGTCGTAGAACTGCTCCACGTGGTCCAGGCATGGCAGGCCTCGCACCATCTACTTGGCACTTAGCCGCTTCAGGGCCTCGAAGTGAAGGTGCCCAAAGCGCTCGTGCCACTGCCATGCCTCGTCGTCCCGACGAGCAGCGAGGCAGAGGGGCTGTGCCACCTGCACATTAAGGACGTAGAGTCGATTTGCGCCTCTGGTTACCTTGGCAAGAAGGCGATGATGGCAATCCCAAATCCTCAGGACTCCATCCTTGATCTCCACACGCGAACCATTCTCATCCAGCTGTCCCAAGCTAATGATAGAGTTCCTTAACGCAGGGATGTAGCAGACTCCGGTGAGCAGCCTGTGCTCACCAGACTTGGCGGTGAAGATGACGGAGCCGACGCCCTTGATCTCCACATCGGAGGCATCCCCAAACTTGACGGAGTCTTGGACGCTAGAGTCAAGCTCGGTGAAGAACTCCCGTCGTCCGGTCATGTGATGGGTGGCGCTAGTATCGAGGCACCACCCGTCAGTCTTGTCGTTGTTGGAGGCGTCGCCGAGAAAGGCGTGTGCCCTAGGCTCGTCAAGGTGGAGGAGAGCCGCTGCGGCCGATGCTGCTGGAGGTAGCTCGATGCTTGCGTGTGCCAGGAGCAGagctggctcctcctcctccacttgCGCGATGTGGGCCTGCCCGCGTCGTGGCTGTCGATAGTCCCTGGCCCAATGGCCAACCGTACCACAGTTGTGGCAGGCGTCGTCTCCTGCCGGCTTGTgcacgccggcggcgccgccctGGGCACGTCCTCGCACCCCGGCCTGGGCGCCTCCGTGCACCTTGCGTGGCTTGCCATGCCTGCGGCCGCCTGTCGAGGAGGAGGGGGGAGCCCTCCTCCCATCACCATGGCAGGCCTCCCACTATTCCCCAGTGAGATGGAGCTTCCCGCCAATTGTGATAGGCCCTAAGAGAGGCTGCAGCTCACCGCTGTCGACGACCTTGAGGCGACCTATTGCCTCCTCGATCGACATCGTGGAGAGGTCCAGCAGAGACTCGTGGAGAGGTCCCGCAGAGACTCGATCGAGCGAGCAATCTGCTTGTACTTCTCGGGGATGCAGCGAAAGAGCTTCTCAATAGCTCTCTCTTCATCGTAGGTTTCATCACCGTACTGCATCATCTTCTGCAGCAGAGTGTTGAGTCAAAGAGCAAAGTCATCAACGTCCTCACGTGGCTTGAAGGCCAGATTTTCCCACTCCTTGCAAAGTGCCTGCAGTGTGGACTTGCGGGCGTGGTCGCTACCGATGCGTGCCGCAGCGATGGTGTCCCAGGCCTCCTTGGCAGTCCGCTTCTTTGAAAGCGAGAACTGCATCTCGGGCGGGACTGCAGCAATGAGGGCATCCAGCGCCCATCAATCCTCGTTGTAGTCGATGTCGCCATACCGAACTGCCTCCCACATGTGCCGCACCTGGAGCCTTACCCTCATCACCGTGGCCCACTCAACATAGTTGGTCTTGGTGAGGGTAGGCCACCCACCGCCGGGGCCAATGTCCCTAACAACagcctggatcctgtggtgacCATGGCGCCGATCCAAGGAGGGAGAGCTGCACCGCCTGTAAGATCCGTGATCTCTGTCgacccagccgccgccgccaggagcgCGGCCGCCACGCGCGTCCCTGCCAGAAGTGCCGCCGGCTCGTCCACGCCTGTCAGGGCTGCCGCCACCGCGCCCGTGAGGGTGCGCGGCTACCCACTGCGCCGCCCGCTCTCCCGCTTCTTCCCTTGCCTGCTTGAGTTCCACGTCAGTGCCGTCGTCGACAGAGGCAGAGCTGCTGATGCtactgccacgcagagccttgAGCTCCACTGCCGCCGCATGCGCTGCATCCGCCAccgctgtcacacccgatttataagaacataaaccgagcaatcatatatgcgccagaatcaagtcacgcatatatacaacagattatcaagatatcacaatacatgtcaggaataacattaatataaatcgtaaatgaatcataaatgaattattttattacaaccgaatcaagaatcggttcaagagtgcggaa is part of the Panicum hallii strain FIL2 chromosome 2, PHallii_v3.1, whole genome shotgun sequence genome and encodes:
- the LOC112880956 gene encoding uncharacterized protein LOC112880956: MGFEQSLHEAIYRRGNGGNALLVGVYVDDLVITGTKDAEVAAFKEEMKATFQMSDLGPQSFYLGIELTSIDHLCQAVKRIICYVARTLDHGVYYPRCPGEAHFIGYSNSDRTGDINTSKSTSGTLFFLGKCLVSSQSVK